A genomic window from Bdellovibrionales bacterium includes:
- the purQ gene encoding phosphoribosylformylglycinamidine synthase subunit PurQ, protein MSLRVGVLRFPGTNCDWDIWNAVEQKGHMPSWLWHADRFEAKDFDAFILPGGFSYGDYLRSGALAAHAPAMSSLKEAAQRGAPIFGICNGFQILCEAGLLPGALLRNEGRRFIDQQVELRMVTPHSLFGKSLKRDQVLKMPIAHADGRFYASEDELKRIVDNEQVFCVYSSNPNGSAQSIAGVMNASRNVVGMMPHPERAMNEWMGSKDGYEFF, encoded by the coding sequence ATGAGTTTAAGAGTTGGAGTTCTTCGCTTTCCGGGGACCAACTGCGATTGGGACATCTGGAATGCGGTGGAGCAAAAAGGACATATGCCCAGCTGGCTCTGGCACGCGGATCGCTTCGAAGCGAAAGACTTCGATGCTTTTATTCTTCCCGGTGGTTTTAGTTATGGAGATTATTTGCGCTCCGGAGCGCTTGCGGCTCATGCCCCAGCGATGTCTTCCTTAAAAGAAGCTGCCCAAAGAGGCGCACCTATTTTTGGAATCTGTAATGGATTTCAGATTTTGTGCGAGGCGGGACTTTTGCCCGGAGCTCTTTTGAGAAACGAAGGGCGACGCTTTATCGATCAGCAGGTGGAGTTACGAATGGTCACTCCGCACTCGCTGTTTGGTAAAAGTCTTAAGCGTGATCAAGTTTTAAAAATGCCGATTGCCCATGCCGATGGTCGGTTTTATGCGTCGGAGGATGAGCTCAAGCGCATCGTTGATAATGAACAAGTGTTTTGTGTCTATAGCAGTAACCCCAATGGATCTGCACAGAGTATTGCCGGTGTGATGAATGCGAGCCGTAATGTGGTGGGAATGATGCCTCATCCGGAGCGGGCCATGAATGAGTGGATGGGGAGCAAAGACGGGTACGAATTTTTTTAG
- a CDS encoding phosphoribosylaminoimidazolesuccinocarboxamide synthase yields the protein MNWQKAEQLYEGKAKTIFAVLGEPKLLFHEFKNQLTAFNALKKADLEGKGELNCLMTTAIYKFLEKRGVITHYVGSPSSTSLVTKKLTMIPLEVVVRNVMAGSTAKKFGIEEGVSLEAPLVEFYFKKDELNDPFVSDDQALFLKAVSSQKDLDTLKTLALTVNKNLSEFFAKCGIRLIDFKLEFGKDADGKIILGDEISPDSCRLWDSETQEKLDKDRFRRDLGLVKEKYQEVWSRIQKNWSEYV from the coding sequence ATGAACTGGCAAAAAGCCGAACAGCTCTACGAAGGCAAAGCGAAAACAATTTTTGCGGTCCTTGGGGAGCCGAAACTTTTATTCCACGAGTTTAAAAATCAACTGACGGCATTTAATGCCCTCAAAAAAGCCGATCTCGAAGGCAAGGGCGAGCTCAATTGCCTGATGACCACGGCCATCTATAAGTTTTTAGAAAAGCGCGGAGTGATCACTCACTACGTGGGCTCTCCTTCATCAACTTCCTTAGTGACAAAGAAGCTGACCATGATTCCTTTGGAAGTGGTCGTGCGGAATGTGATGGCGGGATCCACAGCTAAAAAGTTCGGGATCGAAGAGGGAGTTTCTCTCGAAGCGCCCTTAGTCGAATTTTATTTTAAAAAGGACGAGCTCAATGATCCTTTTGTCAGTGATGATCAGGCGTTGTTTTTAAAAGCGGTGTCTTCGCAAAAAGATCTCGACACCTTAAAGACTTTGGCACTGACGGTGAATAAAAACTTAAGTGAGTTCTTTGCCAAATGCGGAATTCGTCTCATCGACTTCAAACTCGAATTTGGTAAAGACGCCGACGGAAAAATTATTCTTGGGGATGAAATCTCTCCCGACAGCTGCCGTCTTTGGGACAGCGAGACTCAAGAGAAGTTGGATAAAGATCGCTTCCGGCGCGATCTCGGGCTTGTGAAAGAAAAATATCAAGAAGTTTGGTCTAGAATTCAAAAGAATTGGAGCGAGTATGTCTAA
- the purS gene encoding phosphoribosylformylglycinamidine synthase subunit PurS: MSKYKMGIRIMPRTEVLDTQGRAVQMTVSNIGYSVSECRVGRYVMLELEAKTPAEAESQAKKISEDVLCNMLIETYKIDSVEGRP, translated from the coding sequence ATGTCTAAATATAAAATGGGAATCCGAATCATGCCCCGCACCGAGGTCTTAGACACTCAGGGGCGCGCCGTGCAAATGACCGTCTCGAACATCGGCTACAGCGTGAGCGAGTGCCGCGTCGGTCGCTACGTGATGTTAGAGCTGGAGGCGAAAACTCCGGCCGAGGCAGAATCTCAAGCTAAAAAGATTTCCGAAGATGTTTTATGCAATATGCTCATTGAAACTTACAAGATTGATTCGGTTGAGGGGCGTCCATGA